Sequence from the Puniceicoccaceae bacterium genome:
GATGCTGCACAACTGCTGGTCCCTGACGCAAGGGTGTAGCCTGCACCCCGCTCCCATATTTCGATCTGGATGTTGTTGCGATCAATGACCTTGAGCAACTGCATGTTGATGCGCTTTGGAAAGAGGGCGTGGTTTTCCACCTTGGGTCCGATGCGGTGCGCCAGTTCGGATGAAATCGTATCGAGTGGGATCACGCAGTGGGGATTTCCCACGGAAACACAGCAAATCTCATAGCGCTGACCATCGATCTCGAGTGGATACTGCATGACCTCCTGGTCCGGAGTCTCCGTGTTCACCGGAATTTGCCCCGCCTTAAATATCGCTTGCCCCATTCCGACCTTGATGCGGTTTCCATGATCAAAGACTTGTGCCCGCACCACCCCCCCGAGTGTTTCCACGGTGAAGTCGTGATCTTCCTTCACCAGCCCACGGTCGAACAGATAGCGACAGAAAATGCGCAACCCATTGCCGCTTTTTTCGGCTTCACTACCGTCGGGATTGAAGATGCGCAGCTTGAAGTCCGCCAGTTCCGAAAACAGGGGTCCCAGCAGAATGCCGTCCGACCCCAGCCCGTAGTTGCGGTGACAGATCTTGCGGATGGATGCTTCATCCAGCTCAGTTTTGGTCAGTGAAGGATCCTTCACCAGATAGTCGTTTCCAAGCGCGTGATATTTCGCAAATTCCATAGGCTGACGATGGAGTGTTCCGATTTTAGGCTCAATGGAAATTTCACAAAAAAAAGCGTGTGTTCTGTCCCGGAACACACGCTTCTGTCTGATTGATTGTCTTACTTTGTCTTTTCTTTCAGTCGGTCGCAAATAAGAGCGAGAGAAAAATATCAGAGCTTGCGAAGGCGGTCGAAACGGCTGGTTTCAGTCGTATCAGCGCGAGCCACGCGAGTGGTTTCCTCAACTTCCGTATCGGGAGTGATGCTGGCGAGGTAGTTTTGGTAGCGAACCATGGATTCATCCACCAGTGCCAATCCACCAAAATTGGATGACTTGAGAACTTCGCGGTCTTCGTGGCGATTGTTGTCGCCCTGAGTGATCCAGGTGCCGCCACGGTGGCGACGAACGATGCGGTGAATCACACTGTATCCCTTTTCGCTTTCGATGATGACCACATCACCAATGCGCAGCTTCTTAAACGGATAAGCCTTGTAGACCACAGCGGTTTCACCACCCTTGAGTGTGGGCAGCATGCTGTTCCCGCTGATCCGGGTGATTTGGTAGTCGCGGCCCTCTGGCTTAACGTTGATTGCGTTGGCAGACGAGAGGACGCAGCTGGCTGCGAGGACGAGCAGTGCGATGCGGGACAGGTTTTTTGCGAAAGTGTTCATGTGAGGTGCTTCAATCAGAGTTATCAGCGACACCTTAAAGAACGGATTTTACATCCATAAATTCTGTCTTCACCCCGGTTTTTACATTTCGTTAATTGTAAAAAGCGAAAGTTTACACCGTCTTTAAAAATTCCGAACTTTCTTCATTTTTCTTTTACACGCATTTCCGCGTGGTGAAGGTCGTTTTTACATTTGCGTGAGTGTTGCCCGGCACTGCTTTTGACTTTCCAGCGCAAGCATTGCGGTGTAGGCAGGGAGGCATGCTCATTGTATTTGATGTGGATGGAACCCTGATAGGGGGAGAAGAGCAGGATTGGCCCAGCTTTGATGCAGCCCTGTTTGAGGTGTTCGGGTTTCACCCTGATGCAGACTTCTGGGAGGGTATGCACGAGATCACCGGCAGGGCGATCATTCGGCGTGTTGCGGAGGTTACGGGAACCGACTGGACGGAGAAGGTTGAGCAACGCGTGCGCAAACTGTATCTGGAAAACCTGCGCCGTGCAGCTCCATTCAAAGGATCAGTTTTTCAACCCAAGCCCGGAGCGGTGGAAATTCTCGAACTGCTGCGGCGCACCCCGATCTTTGATGTGGCCATTGCGACGGGAGATTTCAAAGAGAGCAGCCAGTTTAAACTCGCATCCGCTGAACTCGACATCAAGGGACTGCCGTATGCCTCCAGCTCGGATGCAGCAGTCCGCAGCGAAATCATTGCCACCGTGGTTGAGCGCGCCGGATATCGCATTGTAGATGCCGTTTATGTTGGCGACGGCCCCTGGGATCATCGGGCCTGTCAACAACTGGAGATTCCTTTTGTGGGAACTGGACGCCGAACCGACCGACTGGTGGATCTGGGAACGGAGTTCATCGCCCATGACCTACAGCCGTCAACCCTGCTGCCTGTGCTGCAACAGATCCTTGAACTCTGAGAACACACTCATGCAAATTCCGGTACAGCGCGCCGACTGGCGCGAATTTGAACTCATCGACAGTGGTGATGGGCGCAAGCTTGAACGCTGGGGGTCTACCCTTGTCGAACGACCCGAACCCAAAGCCCTCTGGCGTCCACACGATCCGGAACTCTGGAAGCAGGCTACTGCAGTTTGCGATGCCGGTGAGAACTGGACTCAACCCTTCCGCCCGCAGACCCTCGAATGGGAGCAGGGCATCCGCTTCAAGTTGCGCATGTGGCAGAAATCCAAGCATCTCGGACTCTTTCCTGAGCAGGAACCGCACTGGCGGTGGATACGGGAGCAAACTCAAGCGGGCGACCGAGTTGCAAATCTTTTCGCCTATACGGGTTCGGCCAGCCTTGTCGCTGCCAAGGCTGGAGCCAAAGTCACTCACGTTGATGCGAGCGATCCTGCGGTTCGCATGGCGCGTGCGAATGCGGAACTCAGTGGCCTAGCGGATGCACCGATCCGTTGGATTGTGGAGGATGTGGTGACCTACCTCAAGCGAGAGGCGCGTCGCGGCAGCGTGTACGAAGGCATCCTGCTCGATCCTCCCAGTTTTGGTCGCGGACCGAGGGGGCAGTTGTGGAAGATTGATGCCATTGCCGAGCTGCTCGACCTGTGTGCAGCCGTACTCAGTGATCGCCCGAAATTTGTGCTGCTGACCATGTACAATCTGGAGGCTTCCTCCCTGACGCTTGCCAACCTGCTCGAACCCCTCCGG
This genomic interval carries:
- the dapF gene encoding diaminopimelate epimerase, with product MEFAKYHALGNDYLVKDPSLTKTELDEASIRKICHRNYGLGSDGILLGPLFSELADFKLRIFNPDGSEAEKSGNGLRIFCRYLFDRGLVKEDHDFTVETLGGVVRAQVFDHGNRIKVGMGQAIFKAGQIPVNTETPDQEVMQYPLEIDGQRYEICCVSVGNPHCVIPLDTISSELAHRIGPKVENHALFPKRINMQLLKVIDRNNIQIEIWERGAGYTLASGTSSCAASVIAHKMGWCDGSITVHAPGGTLSIEIAQGYDLTMTGPVTQVGKFHLSREVLEQNIPA
- a CDS encoding signal peptidase I, giving the protein MNTFAKNLSRIALLVLAASCVLSSANAINVKPEGRDYQITRISGNSMLPTLKGGETAVVYKAYPFKKLRIGDVVIIESEKGYSVIHRIVRRHRGGTWITQGDNNRHEDREVLKSSNFGGLALVDESMVRYQNYLASITPDTEVEETTRVARADTTETSRFDRLRKL
- a CDS encoding HAD family hydrolase, with amino-acid sequence MLIVFDVDGTLIGGEEQDWPSFDAALFEVFGFHPDADFWEGMHEITGRAIIRRVAEVTGTDWTEKVEQRVRKLYLENLRRAAPFKGSVFQPKPGAVEILELLRRTPIFDVAIATGDFKESSQFKLASAELDIKGLPYASSSDAAVRSEIIATVVERAGYRIVDAVYVGDGPWDHRACQQLEIPFVGTGRRTDRLVDLGTEFIAHDLQPSTLLPVLQQILEL
- a CDS encoding class I SAM-dependent methyltransferase, which translates into the protein MNSENTLMQIPVQRADWREFELIDSGDGRKLERWGSTLVERPEPKALWRPHDPELWKQATAVCDAGENWTQPFRPQTLEWEQGIRFKLRMWQKSKHLGLFPEQEPHWRWIREQTQAGDRVANLFAYTGSASLVAAKAGAKVTHVDASDPAVRMARANAELSGLADAPIRWIVEDVVTYLKREARRGSVYEGILLDPPSFGRGPRGQLWKIDAIAELLDLCAAVLSDRPKFVLLTMYNLEASSLTLANLLEPLRRRGAQIDIGELALKERHTERHLSLSLYGRVRWP